One window of Candidatus Dormiibacterota bacterium genomic DNA carries:
- a CDS encoding LCP family protein, giving the protein MASTTRRRRRSSYDLVPTWVTRGRVLLACVVLVIGLVGGYGARLVFSLAHLFGESPISVITDILHHGSGGSGVVANRFANGQRVNIALYGYGGNGHDGAYLSDSIMVVSIQPRGQGNTPQIAEISIPRDLFVPIPVGGSQKTYYARVNEAYSIGQAGLPVSSADFSGDHGGGSLANATLSKILGIPIDHFVGLDFTAFKSAVDSVGGVDINVEHTFTDTNYPRGECDDPKHPDCAVETVHFNAGPQHMDGATALIFARSRESADPLEGTNFARNKRQQLVLAALKQRVLSAGGLGNLPDLLNSLGDHVKTDLPLGDALALYDLVKGVDTTRFEHVSVDAGNFIYDCGPPYGTASCPAAYEYPYDRSFGTLQHFAQNIFPPTGAIAEHAPVSVVDGSGRGSGASKRWASLFSSAGLAATDGGAAKVSPTTHVIDSSGGRDTGTALWLARFFGVQVETPAPASAAASATGATGAAAPGGVTLVLGQEEERAFYGSGSSPSAYAGQYSGASAPGTGTGVTAPRRATAPPATARPVTPPPATSAATPGDSSGGLLPPLVSSTDAPSPRPSPRPTPTPRGHPRPSPSPTP; this is encoded by the coding sequence ATGGCAAGTACCACGCGCCGGCGACGGCGCTCGAGCTATGACCTCGTCCCCACCTGGGTCACCCGTGGCCGGGTGCTGCTCGCCTGCGTCGTGCTGGTGATCGGCCTGGTGGGGGGCTACGGGGCGCGCCTGGTGTTCTCGCTCGCCCATCTCTTCGGCGAGAGCCCGATCTCGGTGATCACCGACATCCTCCACCACGGCTCGGGCGGCTCCGGCGTCGTGGCCAACAGGTTCGCGAACGGCCAGCGGGTGAACATCGCCCTCTACGGCTACGGCGGCAACGGCCACGACGGCGCCTACCTCTCCGACTCGATCATGGTGGTCTCGATCCAGCCGCGCGGCCAGGGGAACACGCCGCAGATCGCGGAGATCAGCATCCCCCGCGACCTGTTCGTGCCGATCCCCGTCGGCGGATCCCAGAAGACCTACTACGCGCGGGTCAACGAGGCCTACTCGATCGGGCAGGCCGGGCTGCCGGTCTCGTCCGCCGACTTCAGCGGCGACCACGGTGGCGGGAGCCTCGCCAACGCCACCCTCTCGAAGATCCTGGGGATCCCGATCGACCACTTCGTGGGCCTCGACTTCACCGCCTTCAAGTCGGCGGTCGACTCGGTGGGGGGCGTCGACATCAACGTCGAGCACACCTTCACCGACACCAACTACCCCCGCGGCGAGTGCGACGACCCAAAGCATCCCGACTGCGCGGTCGAGACCGTGCACTTCAACGCCGGCCCTCAGCACATGGACGGCGCAACCGCGCTGATCTTCGCCCGTTCCCGCGAGTCCGCCGATCCGCTCGAGGGCACCAACTTCGCCCGCAACAAGAGGCAGCAGCTGGTCCTCGCCGCCCTCAAGCAGCGGGTGCTGAGCGCCGGCGGGCTGGGCAACCTCCCCGACCTGCTCAACAGCCTCGGCGACCACGTCAAGACCGACCTGCCCCTCGGTGACGCGCTCGCCCTCTACGACCTGGTCAAGGGCGTCGACACCACCAGGTTCGAGCACGTGAGCGTCGACGCCGGCAACTTCATCTACGACTGCGGGCCGCCCTACGGCACCGCCTCCTGCCCGGCGGCATACGAGTACCCGTACGACCGCAGCTTCGGCACCCTGCAGCACTTCGCCCAGAACATCTTCCCGCCCACCGGGGCGATCGCCGAGCACGCGCCGGTGTCCGTGGTCGACGGCAGCGGTCGCGGCTCGGGCGCGTCGAAGCGGTGGGCGTCGCTGTTCTCGAGCGCCGGCCTCGCCGCCACCGACGGCGGGGCGGCGAAGGTCAGCCCCACCACCCACGTGATCGACTCCAGCGGGGGCAGGGACACGGGGACCGCGCTCTGGCTTGCCCGCTTCTTCGGTGTCCAGGTGGAGACGCCCGCGCCGGCCAGCGCCGCGGCCTCCGCCACCGGCGCGACCGGCGCCGCCGCCCCCGGCGGGGTGACCCTCGTGCTCGGCCAGGAGGAGGAGCGGGCGTTCTACGGGTCGGGCAGCTCGCCCAGCGCCTACGCGGGCCAGTACAGCGGCGCCTCCGCGCCGGGCACCGGCACCGGCGTCACCGCCCCGCGCCGGGCCACCGCGCCGCCGGCCACGGCCAGGCCGGTCACGCCGCCCCCGGCGACCTCCGCGGCAACCCCGGGCGACAGCTCGGGTGGCCTCCTGCCGCCGCTCGTCTCCAGCACCGACGCCCCGTCCCCGCGGCCCTCGCCGCGCCCCACCCCCACCCCCAGGGGCCACCCCAGGCCCAGCCCGTCGCCGACTCCCTGA